The following coding sequences are from one Malaciobacter pacificus window:
- a CDS encoding DASH family cryptochrome — MKLSIIVFRNNLRIDDNYPLYNACKDSEYVLGLYSLENLQGEIYNFKKCDVFREKFIKESLLNLKENLSYYGINLSVVNSISEALKLLDSKYDITIYFDKEVGSEELEFENILKQYNYKSYFTQTMITPFEFDYKKSFSHFRKKAEKQEIKEPLGKIETKKSVEFETLDIQIPNIKIENPHAIVFKGGETEALKQLQNYLPKIHEYKTTRNEMSGFENSTKFSPYLAMGCISPRRIYHEIKKQEKITYESESSYWIYFELLWRDFFHLVMKYSQNKLFLKSGIKDKKYNFREDKKLFRDFFSANTGLDLIDSSINELRSTGWLSNRNRQIVASYFVKNLGLDWRVGAAFFESFLVDYNPASNYGNWAYQAYVGNDTSYRLFDVKKQSNMYNGSEYINKWLVEKSNKKIDYISMAETVKSEVFFED, encoded by the coding sequence ATGAAACTTTCAATAATAGTATTTAGAAACAACCTTAGAATTGATGATAACTATCCTTTATACAATGCTTGTAAAGATAGTGAATATGTACTTGGACTTTATAGTTTAGAAAACTTACAAGGTGAAATATATAACTTTAAAAAGTGTGATGTATTTAGGGAAAAGTTTATAAAAGAATCACTTCTTAATTTAAAAGAAAACCTTAGTTACTATGGAATAAACCTGAGTGTGGTAAACAGTATTAGCGAAGCTTTAAAACTCTTAGATAGTAAGTATGATATAACTATCTATTTTGATAAGGAAGTAGGAAGTGAAGAGTTAGAATTTGAGAATATATTAAAACAATATAATTACAAATCATACTTTACTCAAACTATGATTACTCCATTTGAGTTTGATTATAAAAAGAGTTTTTCTCATTTTAGAAAAAAAGCTGAAAAGCAAGAGATAAAAGAACCCCTTGGCAAAATAGAGACAAAAAAAAGTGTAGAGTTTGAGACACTAGATATTCAAATCCCAAATATAAAAATAGAAAACCCTCATGCAATAGTGTTTAAAGGTGGAGAGACTGAAGCCTTAAAGCAATTACAAAACTATTTACCAAAAATACATGAATATAAAACTACAAGAAATGAAATGAGTGGCTTTGAAAATTCAACAAAATTTTCACCATATTTAGCGATGGGGTGTATTAGCCCTAGAAGAATATATCATGAAATAAAAAAGCAAGAAAAGATAACTTATGAGAGTGAGTCTTCATATTGGATATATTTTGAGTTACTATGGAGAGATTTTTTTCATCTTGTTATGAAATATAGTCAAAATAAACTTTTTCTAAAATCAGGAATAAAAGATAAGAAATATAATTTTAGAGAAGATAAAAAACTATTTAGAGACTTTTTTAGTGCAAATACAGGACTTGACTTGATTGATTCAAGTATAAATGAACTTAGAAGTACTGGCTGGCTTAGTAATAGAAATAGACAAATAGTTGCAAGTTATTTTGTAAAAAACTTAGGACTTGATTGGAGAGTTGGGGCTGCTTTTTTTGAAAGTTTTTTAGTTGATTATAACCCCGCTTCAAACTATGGGAATTGGGCTTATCAAGCTTATGTGGGAAATGATACGAGCTATAGATTATTTGATGTAAAAAAACAAAGTAATATGTATAATGGTAGTGAATATATAAATAAATGGTTAGTTGAAAAATCAAATAAAAAAATTGATTATATAAGTATGGCTGAAACTGTAAAATCTGAAGTGTTTTTTGAGGATTAA
- a CDS encoding DUF350 domain-containing protein, translating into MELELFTAFLGFFFTAVLLVIIFLYLYAIVTPYDDYKLIFEENNLAAALGFGGAIIGVSIPLYSALVHSVSYIDFAIWGFIAILIQLVFAFVVTRLGGKYSFKTKISDGIISVGILMAFLSISIGLLNAGSMSY; encoded by the coding sequence ATGGAATTAGAATTATTTACAGCCTTTCTTGGCTTCTTTTTCACAGCTGTATTGTTAGTGATTATTTTTCTTTATTTATATGCGATTGTTACACCTTATGATGATTACAAACTTATTTTTGAAGAAAACAATCTAGCAGCAGCTCTTGGTTTTGGTGGAGCTATTATTGGGGTATCTATACCTTTATATAGTGCTTTAGTTCATTCTGTGTCTTATATAGATTTTGCTATTTGGGGATTTATTGCTATTTTGATTCAATTAGTGTTTGCATTTGTAGTGACAAGACTTGGTGGAAAATATTCTTTTAAAACTAAGATTTCAGATGGAATTATCTCTGTTGGAATTTTGATGGCATTTTTATCAATTTCAATTGGACTTTTAAATGCAGGATCAATGAGTTATTAA
- a CDS encoding cold shock domain-containing protein: MIKSLKDLLDKLSRFTNSLVYDGGICKRLNSKDIFVHHNEINNRGYGKASLADGQKVSFNIGVNQKGEHATGVETL; this comes from the coding sequence ATGATTAAAAGTTTAAAAGATCTGCTTGATAAGCTTAGTAGGTTTACAAATTCACTAGTTTATGATGGTGGAATTTGCAAGCGGCTCAACAGTAAAGATATATTTGTTCATCATAATGAAATTAATAACAGAGGTTATGGAAAAGCTTCATTAGCTGATGGTCAAAAAGTATCTTTTAATATTGGTGTTAACCAAAAAGGTGAACATGCTACAGGTGTAGAAACACTTTAA
- a CDS encoding transposase codes for MEIILPKISSSLSKMWTKVLNLENSLFPSLKRELQLEELSNKEQKLIKILDFAAIEKNITVVSITNTPKHREEIARAFIAKSVYNIQTTRDLIDRLHSDRTLRILCGWRYKNDIPSESKFSRVFKELSELKIAQKTHEQFVKEYLRDTLFFYNASDATKIPLREKPVKVEKEKFKPKRRGRPKKGETREPKTPSILQQQEDMKTTKQMLSLVSTQCGVGRKQNSKGNFETWIGGKLHISVVDGDIPITAIYSGANVHDSSVALPLINETSKKVSYLYDLQDAGYDSNIIRDFSKKLNHRPLIDINPKNSKELKEKIQLIKDEKKKFKILNLTQSLDTHHYNQRSMVERVNKYLKEDFGCSNIYYKGATKVASVLAFGILSVCIHQSLKLVT; via the coding sequence ATGGAAATTATTCTACCAAAAATATCTTCAAGTCTATCTAAAATGTGGACTAAGGTTTTAAATCTTGAAAATTCACTTTTTCCTTCTTTGAAAAGAGAGCTTCAATTAGAAGAGTTGTCAAATAAAGAGCAAAAGCTTATTAAGATATTAGACTTTGCTGCGATTGAAAAAAATATCACTGTCGTATCTATTACAAACACTCCAAAGCATAGAGAAGAGATTGCACGAGCATTTATTGCAAAGAGTGTTTACAATATCCAAACAACCAGAGACCTTATCGATAGACTTCATAGTGATAGAACGCTGAGGATCTTGTGTGGGTGGAGATATAAAAACGATATTCCAAGTGAGTCTAAATTTAGTAGAGTCTTTAAGGAGCTCAGTGAGCTTAAAATTGCACAAAAGACGCATGAGCAGTTTGTGAAGGAGTATCTAAGGGATACACTCTTTTTTTATAATGCAAGTGATGCAACAAAAATACCACTGAGAGAAAAACCTGTAAAAGTAGAAAAAGAAAAGTTTAAACCAAAAAGAAGAGGACGACCTAAAAAAGGTGAAACAAGAGAGCCTAAAACACCCAGTATCTTGCAGCAACAAGAAGATATGAAAACCACAAAGCAGATGCTATCTTTGGTATCAACGCAGTGTGGAGTTGGAAGAAAACAGAATTCCAAAGGCAACTTTGAAACATGGATAGGAGGGAAACTCCATATCAGTGTAGTAGATGGAGATATCCCTATTACTGCTATTTATTCAGGGGCAAATGTTCATGATAGCTCAGTAGCACTTCCTCTTATAAACGAGACAAGCAAAAAAGTATCATATCTTTATGACTTACAAGATGCAGGATACGACAGCAATATTATCAGAGATTTTTCCAAAAAACTAAATCATAGACCGCTTATTGATATCAATCCGAAGAACTCCAAAGAGTTAAAAGAAAAAATTCAACTTATAAAAGATGAAAAAAAGAAATTTAAAATTCTAAACCTTACTCAAAGTTTAGATACCCATCACTATAATCAAAGAAGTATGGTTGAGAGAGTCAATAAATACCTCAAAGAAGACTTTGGATGCAGTAATATTTATTATAAAGGAGCTACAAAAGTAGCTTCTGTTTTAGCATTTGGTATTTTATCAGTTTGTATTCATCAGAGTTTGAAACTGGTAACATAA
- a CDS encoding cold-shock protein, giving the protein MSNRYNGTVKWFNSEKGFGFIQLEDNRATCRL; this is encoded by the coding sequence ATGTCAAATAGATATAACGGAACAGTAAAATGGTTCAATAGCGAAAAAGGTTTTGGATTTATCCAATTAGAAGATAACAGAGCCACTTGCAGATTATAA
- a CDS encoding NAD(P)/FAD-dependent oxidoreductase — MKVAIIGAGAAGIMAAITAKRINKNIDIDLFDANSGIGKKILASGNGRCNISNSQVSEKNYLGENPEFVSYALKQFTFNDFEKFCKSIGLLLDIKETNKVYPLSNEAKSVVNLLQLTLEELDVNIYTKTFIKDIEKIEDKFDIKTDENEFKGYDKVVISNGLGAAPQLKANESGLDFASKFGHSYNITYPSLVGLQTSEVYGGKLQGVKKECNVSLYIDGNLEQEIYGDVLFTKYGVSGFAILDISQLASYHLSLYQDVKIAINFFPKINRNDLGDQIQSLFKSVPNQRAVDLLTGMVSNKIAPVLLDICKINIETLARDINAKQIKAIAYQLNQWKLKVIDTQGFGHAEASGGGVRTVEIDNRTYESKKCEGLYFAGEVLDIVGNRGGFNLQFAWASGYLVGKNLAN; from the coding sequence TTGAAAGTAGCAATTATTGGAGCAGGCGCAGCAGGAATTATGGCTGCTATTACAGCTAAAAGAATAAATAAAAATATAGATATAGACCTATTTGATGCAAATAGTGGAATTGGTAAAAAAATATTAGCAAGTGGAAATGGTAGATGTAATATCTCTAATTCTCAAGTTAGTGAAAAAAACTATTTAGGAGAAAATCCTGAGTTCGTATCTTATGCGCTAAAACAATTTACTTTTAATGATTTTGAAAAGTTTTGTAAATCTATTGGATTATTATTAGATATAAAAGAAACAAATAAAGTTTATCCATTATCAAATGAAGCAAAATCAGTAGTAAACTTACTTCAACTAACACTTGAAGAATTAGATGTAAATATATATACGAAGACATTTATAAAAGATATTGAAAAAATCGAAGATAAGTTTGATATTAAAACTGATGAAAATGAGTTTAAAGGATATGATAAAGTAGTAATCTCAAATGGTTTAGGTGCAGCTCCTCAACTAAAAGCAAATGAATCCGGACTAGATTTTGCTTCAAAATTTGGACACTCATATAACATAACATATCCATCCCTTGTAGGATTGCAGACAAGTGAAGTATATGGTGGAAAACTTCAAGGGGTAAAAAAAGAGTGCAATGTATCATTATATATTGATGGAAATTTAGAGCAAGAGATATATGGAGATGTACTTTTTACTAAATATGGTGTTTCAGGTTTTGCAATACTTGATATCTCACAATTAGCTTCTTATCATCTATCTTTATATCAAGATGTGAAGATAGCTATAAATTTCTTTCCAAAAATAAATAGAAATGATTTAGGCGACCAAATACAAAGTTTATTTAAAAGTGTACCAAATCAAAGAGCAGTTGATTTACTAACTGGAATGGTATCAAATAAAATCGCACCAGTTTTACTAGATATTTGTAAGATAAATATAGAAACATTAGCAAGAGATATAAATGCAAAACAAATTAAAGCAATAGCTTATCAACTAAATCAATGGAAACTAAAAGTTATTGATACCCAAGGTTTCGGTCATGCAGAAGCTAGTGGCGGTGGAGTAAGGACTGTTGAAATTGATAATAGAACTTATGAGAGTAAGAAGTGCGAGGGATTGTATTTTGCTGGCGAGGTTTTAGACATCGTTGGAAATAGGGGTGGTTTTAATTTACAGTTTGCGTGGGCTAGTGGGTATTTGGTTGGAAAAAATTTAGCAAATTAA
- a CDS encoding bacteriohemerythrin yields MSKDITKKEILWKAEYIVNIEAIDKEHKNLFELSQKALEVNSELTLNSDKEDLKTILLKLLKYLKIHFINEQNYMKSVNYPDYENHLLLHKYMVEELINLIKNIDKYNFKETETLLYEFIKEYFLNHIMTEDKKIAIWNTPTQNLKDRIAWKDIYKVNNQFIDKEHQVLFDIAREAVSIKGTHQEKVQKLKTIISKLYDYMKTHFKNEEKHMKSIKYPKLEEHIKFHEGIIISLNNFIKRIPTIHIDEFEKELVKMIDITLLQHIIQEDRKIIQWEKTNKKQQTK; encoded by the coding sequence ATGTCTAAAGACATAACAAAAAAAGAGATTTTATGGAAAGCCGAATATATTGTAAATATTGAAGCAATTGATAAAGAACATAAAAATCTTTTTGAATTGTCACAAAAAGCTTTAGAGGTAAATTCAGAACTAACACTTAATAGTGATAAAGAAGATTTAAAAACAATATTACTTAAACTGTTAAAATATCTAAAAATACATTTTATAAATGAACAAAACTATATGAAATCAGTTAATTATCCAGATTATGAAAATCATCTTCTACTTCATAAGTATATGGTAGAGGAATTAATAAATCTAATAAAAAATATTGATAAATACAATTTCAAAGAGACTGAAACTCTTTTATATGAATTTATTAAAGAGTATTTTTTGAATCATATAATGACGGAAGATAAAAAAATAGCTATTTGGAATACCCCAACACAAAATTTGAAAGATAGGATAGCTTGGAAAGATATTTATAAAGTAAATAACCAATTTATAGATAAAGAGCATCAAGTTTTATTTGATATAGCAAGGGAGGCTGTTTCTATAAAAGGTACACACCAAGAAAAAGTTCAAAAATTAAAAACTATTATTTCAAAACTATATGATTATATGAAAACACATTTTAAAAATGAAGAAAAACATATGAAGTCAATTAAGTACCCAAAACTTGAAGAACATATTAAATTCCATGAAGGAATTATTATCAGCTTGAATAACTTTATAAAAAGAATTCCAACTATTCATATTGATGAATTTGAAAAAGAGTTAGTAAAAATGATTGATATAACACTACTTCAACATATAATCCAAGAAGATAGAAAGATTATACAATGGGAAAAAACTAATAAAAAACAGCAAACCAAATAG
- a CDS encoding cupin → MKQDKYNIFDEIPYDKKDEKFFEIFKNDVIKIEKIVSNGQKSPDNFWYEQEKSEYILLLEGFAILEFEDYEIQLKKGDCLNISAMQKHRVKFTSLDKPTIWFAVFY, encoded by the coding sequence ATGAAACAAGATAAATATAATATATTTGATGAAATTCCATATGATAAAAAAGATGAAAAATTTTTTGAAATTTTTAAAAATGATGTGATAAAAATAGAAAAAATTGTTTCAAATGGTCAAAAATCACCAGATAATTTTTGGTATGAGCAAGAAAAAAGTGAATATATTTTACTTCTTGAGGGATTTGCTATACTTGAATTTGAAGATTATGAAATCCAGTTAAAAAAAGGTGATTGTTTAAATATCTCTGCGATGCAAAAACATAGAGTAAAATTTACTTCCCTTGATAAGCCAACTATTTGGTTTGCTGTTTTTTATTAG
- a CDS encoding O-acetylhomoserine aminocarboxypropyltransferase/cysteine synthase family protein, protein MQKDTIAIHAGYDKKQGNGEMAVPISQTTAYAFRDSEHAANLFALKELGPIYSRLTNPTNDVLEQRFAQLEGGAAAITVSSGQSAIFYAIANVAEAGDTVLISDKLYGGAVTLLTYTMKRFGIKTKVFKSADASDLEEQIDDTTKAIFFESLSNPQIAIADVEKIVEIAKRNGVLTICDNTVASAALFNPIKWGVDVVVHSTSKYTNGQGTAIGGIIVERDGLAEFFKENSKRYYHFVQPDVSYHGLVYVDVPLPNFCLRIRLNLLRDIGATAAPMVSWMLLQTVETLSLRMDKHSANALEVAKFLESHPKVKAVNYPGLESNAYYEKAQKYFKDGKASGLISFDVSSFEEARKIIDSTKLFSVVVNIGDSKSLITHPASTTHSQMTQEELSAAGINPVTIRLSIGLEDTADLIEDLNQALEK, encoded by the coding sequence ATGCAAAAAGATACAATTGCAATACACGCTGGTTACGATAAAAAGCAAGGTAACGGAGAAATGGCAGTTCCTATTTCTCAAACTACTGCTTATGCTTTTAGAGATAGTGAACATGCAGCAAATTTATTTGCTTTAAAAGAATTAGGACCAATCTACTCAAGATTAACTAATCCTACAAATGATGTTTTAGAGCAAAGATTTGCACAGCTAGAAGGTGGGGCTGCAGCTATTACTGTTTCTTCTGGTCAATCTGCAATCTTTTATGCAATAGCAAATGTTGCAGAAGCTGGTGATACAGTTTTAATTTCTGATAAATTATATGGTGGGGCTGTTACACTTTTAACATACACGATGAAAAGGTTTGGAATCAAAACTAAAGTATTCAAAAGTGCTGATGCTAGTGATTTAGAAGAACAAATTGATGATACAACAAAAGCGATTTTCTTTGAATCATTATCAAACCCACAAATTGCAATTGCTGATGTTGAAAAAATCGTAGAAATTGCAAAAAGAAATGGTGTATTAACTATTTGTGACAATACTGTTGCAAGTGCAGCACTGTTTAACCCTATTAAATGGGGAGTTGATGTTGTTGTACACTCAACTAGTAAATACACAAATGGTCAAGGTACAGCAATTGGTGGAATTATTGTTGAAAGAGATGGTTTAGCAGAGTTTTTTAAAGAAAATTCAAAAAGATATTACCACTTTGTGCAACCAGATGTTTCATACCATGGATTAGTTTATGTTGATGTTCCACTTCCAAACTTTTGTTTAAGAATTAGATTAAACTTATTAAGAGATATTGGTGCAACAGCTGCTCCAATGGTATCTTGGATGTTACTTCAAACTGTTGAGACTTTATCTTTAAGAATGGATAAACACTCAGCAAATGCACTTGAAGTAGCTAAGTTTTTAGAGTCTCATCCAAAAGTAAAAGCAGTTAATTACCCTGGATTAGAATCAAATGCATATTATGAAAAAGCACAAAAATACTTCAAAGATGGAAAAGCATCAGGATTAATTTCTTTTGATGTATCTTCTTTTGAAGAGGCAAGAAAGATTATTGACAGTACTAAACTATTTAGTGTTGTTGTAAATATTGGTGATAGTAAGTCTTTAATTACTCATCCAGCTTCAACTACTCACTCTCAAATGACACAAGAGGAGTTAAGTGCAGCGGGAATTAATCCAGTAACTATTAGATTATCTATTGGATTAGAAGATACTGCTGATTTAATTGAAGATTTAAATCAAGCTTTAGAGAAATAA
- a CDS encoding RrF2 family transcriptional regulator has translation MPLISTKGVYGLTAMYELSKHTDNSPMQIKEISANANIPQNYLEQLLSKLRRAELVQSIRGARGGYRLARKAQDIKIVDILIALEDDIKIADVKADNPILNIFFDESKERTKKIFDISLDKLDDYQDKYNEFLHYSI, from the coding sequence ATGCCTTTAATATCGACAAAAGGAGTATATGGATTAACAGCTATGTACGAATTAAGTAAGCATACTGATAACTCTCCCATGCAAATAAAAGAGATTTCAGCAAATGCAAATATTCCTCAAAACTACTTAGAACAACTTCTAAGTAAACTTAGACGAGCAGAGCTTGTTCAAAGTATAAGAGGAGCTAGAGGTGGATATAGATTGGCTCGAAAAGCCCAAGATATTAAGATTGTTGATATCTTAATTGCACTTGAAGATGATATTAAAATTGCTGATGTGAAAGCAGATAATCCAATTTTAAATATCTTCTTTGATGAGTCAAAAGAGAGAACAAAAAAGATTTTTGATATTTCACTAGATAAACTAGATGATTATCAAGATAAATACAACGAATTTTTACATTATAGTATATAA
- the cysK gene encoding cysteine synthase A — MKYAKNITELIGNTPLVQLQTASKESGATVLGKCEFMNPSHSVKDRIGTNMIKTAIEAGLIKEGTTVIEPTSGNTGIALASVCASLGIKLILTMPASMSIERRRLLKALGAQLVLTEPEKGMKGAIEKAQELAASTSDSFIPQQFGNAANPDIHRKTTAAEILADTDGKVDILVAGIGTGGTITGVGEILKQHNPNIKVVAVEPEASPILSGGKPGPHKIQGIGAGFVPDILNTEVYDEVVQISNDDAIASSRKLAQSEGLLVGISAGANALAAAQIAARPENKGKTIVTILCDTGERYLSSGLYDYDEE, encoded by the coding sequence ATGAAATACGCAAAGAATATTACAGAGTTAATTGGAAATACTCCATTAGTACAGTTACAAACAGCAAGTAAAGAAAGTGGTGCTACAGTTTTAGGAAAATGTGAATTTATGAACCCTTCACATTCAGTAAAAGATAGAATTGGTACAAATATGATTAAAACAGCAATTGAAGCAGGATTAATCAAAGAAGGAACAACTGTTATCGAACCAACATCAGGAAATACTGGTATTGCTTTAGCTTCAGTTTGTGCAAGTTTAGGAATTAAACTTATACTTACAATGCCAGCTTCAATGAGTATCGAAAGAAGAAGATTATTAAAAGCTTTAGGTGCACAATTGGTATTAACAGAACCAGAAAAAGGAATGAAAGGTGCTATTGAAAAAGCACAAGAATTAGCAGCATCAACTTCTGATTCATTCATTCCACAACAGTTTGGAAATGCAGCAAACCCAGATATCCATAGAAAAACAACAGCTGCTGAGATTTTAGCTGATACAGATGGAAAAGTAGACATTCTAGTGGCTGGAATTGGTACAGGTGGTACTATTACAGGTGTTGGTGAAATATTAAAACAACATAATCCAAATATCAAAGTAGTTGCAGTTGAGCCTGAAGCATCTCCAATTTTAAGTGGTGGAAAACCAGGTCCTCATAAAATTCAAGGTATTGGTGCAGGTTTTGTTCCAGATATTTTAAATACTGAAGTTTATGATGAAGTTGTTCAAATTTCAAATGATGATGCAATTGCAAGTTCTAGAAAACTTGCTCAAAGTGAAGGATTACTAGTTGGTATCTCTGCAGGTGCTAATGCTTTAGCAGCAGCACAAATAGCAGCAAGACCTGAAAACAAAGGAAAAACAATCGTTACAATTCTTTGTGATACGGGTGAAAGATATTTAAGTTCAGGACTATACGATTACGACGAAGAGTAA
- a CDS encoding DUF2061 domain-containing protein, whose product MHEKPYRSVVKTISWRTLGTLDTIIISYFITGNLVMAASIGSIEVVTKMILYYFHERAWNKISLGRVKPAENDYQI is encoded by the coding sequence ATGCACGAAAAGCCTTATCGGTCAGTTGTTAAAACCATATCATGGCGAACACTTGGTACTTTAGATACTATAATCATCTCTTATTTTATTACTGGGAACCTAGTAATGGCAGCTTCTATTGGCTCAATTGAAGTAGTTACAAAAATGATTTTATATTATTTCCATGAAAGAGCTTGGAATAAAATTTCATTAGGTAGAGTAAAACCAGCAGAAAATGATTATCAAATTTAA
- a CDS encoding phosphoadenylyl-sulfate reductase — protein sequence MSKKELANKLNEELKNKSTAEIVEYFLTSFDNVALSSSLAAEDQVLTDMMLKIKDDANIFTLDTGRLHPETYDVMDATNLKYGIKINVFFPDSKLVQELYQTQGVNGQYESIENRKNCCGIRKIEPLKRALSQLDVWITGLRATQSVTRVDMPLVEWDDNFNVIKVNPIINWNEKDVWNYIKENKVPYNKLHDQGFPSIGCAPCTRAIKEGEDIRAGRWWWENPEHKECGLHKK from the coding sequence ATGAGTAAAAAAGAGTTAGCAAATAAATTAAACGAAGAGTTAAAAAATAAATCAACTGCTGAAATTGTTGAGTATTTTTTAACTTCTTTTGACAATGTTGCCTTAAGTTCAAGCTTAGCAGCAGAAGATCAAGTTCTAACAGATATGATGCTAAAAATAAAAGATGATGCAAATATCTTTACACTTGATACAGGAAGATTACACCCTGAAACTTATGATGTAATGGATGCAACAAATTTAAAATATGGAATTAAAATAAATGTATTTTTTCCTGATTCAAAATTAGTTCAAGAGTTATATCAAACTCAAGGTGTAAATGGTCAATATGAAAGTATTGAAAATAGAAAAAACTGCTGTGGAATTAGAAAGATTGAACCTTTAAAAAGAGCATTAAGTCAACTTGATGTTTGGATTACTGGACTTAGAGCTACTCAAAGTGTAACAAGAGTTGATATGCCACTTGTAGAATGGGATGATAACTTTAATGTTATCAAAGTAAATCCAATAATTAATTGGAATGAAAAAGATGTATGGAATTATATTAAAGAAAACAAAGTTCCATACAACAAGCTTCATGACCAAGGTTTCCCAAGTATTGGATGTGCTCCATGTACAAGAGCAATAAAAGAAGGTGAAGATATTAGAGCTGGTCGATGGTGGTGGGAAAACCCAGAACACAAAGAGTGTGGTTTACACAAAAAATAA